Part of the Sphingorhabdus pulchriflava genome is shown below.
TGACGCCGGCTTTCACCGTCCAGCCATTTTCGGTCAGGTCGGCAGGCTTCAATGCCATCAGTGCGTCGTAAAGCGCGGGATTTCCGGCAGTTTCGTCCATGTTTGCTATATCGCACATTCGCGCTGCTTTCGCCATGTGCGCTATGGCTAACATTTTCTGCTTGCCATGTTTGCTAAAGCTGAATATCCAGCGGCCCCCATGGACATCCTGAATTTCATCCCGAACGATCGCCAGTTACTGGAGAGCATCGAAGCGTTCATCGCCCGGCACAACATGGCGCCGACGCGTTTCGGGCGCGAAGCGGCGAATGAACCGGCCTTTATCCAGTCGCTGCGCGACGGGCGGGCGGTGACGCTGAAGACTGCGAATCGGTTGGTGGCGTTCATGAAACAACATGACGCGTTACTTGCTGCAGATGCGGCAGAGGCGTCTCCCGATAATTCACAAGGCAATATCGGCGCGGCTGATTCCACCCCGTCGCCGATCCCCCAGGGGAGCGCGACGCCCCCGGGTCGCCCCCCTGCCGCTGGTGTGTGTGGAGCCGAAGGCGTGCCAGCGGCACAAACTTCGTCAGCGGCAGGGCAGGGCTCGGCAGGTCAAGGGGTGGCGGCATGAGCACGGCGCGTGACATCAACCTTTCACCGTCACAGCTGGCGTTGAAGCTGGCGACGCGGGAGGCGTTCAAGGCGGCGGGCGGTCAGGATTTCTGTGCATCCGAACTGGGCTGTGCGCAATCGCGGCTGTCGGATTATGCCAGCCCGAACACCGGCGATTTCATTTCGATCGACAAGGTGCTGATGGTCGAGGCGCTGGGCGCTGGCAAGGCTGGACACCCGCATATTACCCGCGCGTTGGCACGGGCATCGGGTGGCGAGTTTCTTGATCGGTCCGCCGATGATGGCGAGGCTGAGGCGCTGGATGTTCATCTTCCGCGCTTTGCCGCTGAGGCGGGCGACCTGATACGCCATCTGGCGCAGGGTGTTGCGCTTAAAGGCCGGTTGACCACGCCGCAACTGCACGAACTGAACCGTCAGGTCGTCGAAACGCTCGACGCGCTGCTCGCACTATATGGCGACCTGAATGATGTGCCAGCGGGAACGCTGGTCAGCCGCCAGCTGGAAATGCCGCTGGCCGCCGCGGCCTTGATACCCATCCGCCGCACCGACAGCAGCTGAGGCACGGGACCTGCATCAGCCAAAAAGAGCAACTTTAGAATTCAAGGTCCCCCAATGTCTTCACCCCCGAAATTCCAAACCGACGAGACCGCGACAGGCGAGTTCCGTCCGGTCAGCATCGAACGCATCCGCCAATGGGTGGCACTCGCAAAGCCGAATGCGCGGATCGAATATGGCCGCGGGCGGCATCTGAAAGAGGCTTGTTCGCATGCGCTTGGCGAATGGATGCGCGAGGTGCTTTCAGAGCGTGGCTATGTGACGCTGCACCAGATCCCCGCCGAACGCGGGATGCATTATATCGCGCAGCGGACGCAGAAGCCCTTTGTGAAGGGAACGGCGCTGTGAGGGGGGGGGCTTTAGCTTCCGCCGCGCAGATCATTGCGTGGGCAGATCGCGAAGTGCGGTTAAGGACAGGTCCGGCAAGGCCGTATCGGGGACCTTATCCGGATCGGTCGGGTCCAAATTTGGCGCAGGCCGACATGGTGGCCGCTGTGGCTGATCGGCTGCAACGAGGGGCCGAATCATGAGCGCGCTGAATTTTCTGACCGCGCGTTTTGTGCAGGGTGATGTGCATGCTGTCAGCGCCGTCGTGGTGCGCGCGCTTGTGGATGAATGCGGGGTGCGCCGTCCGCTGCGCCCTCTGGATGCGGATGCGATGGCATTGCGGCTTTCCGAAGATTTGCGGCTCGACAGCCTTGACCAGGTATTGCTGGCAGTGGCGATCGAGGATGAGCTGAAGGTTGAAATCAGCGACGGGGCGCTCGCCGAAGCGCGCACCATCGGAGATTTGATCGCCACGGCGTGTGCCGCCCTTTCAAGCCGACAGAAAGAGGTGGCGTGATGGACATGCTGAGCTTTCTGGCGGGTGGCGCGGTGGTTTTCATCGCCGAGCTGCTGATTATCACCTTGGTCATCCTGTTTATCGCCAACCGTACATTTCCCGACAACAAAGGAGAGGATTGATGTGTTTGCAGATTGCAACATCGCGCCATGGTGCGCGCGCATTTGCCGCGGGCAAGGTCGCGCATGTGGGCACACCGCCGGTTGCCGCCTTTGATACCGATGAACCGTTGAACATTTATGGCAGCTGGCAGGCCGATGGCATTGCCGTGCTGACGGTTGTCGAAGTGGTGCGGCGCGGCGTGTTTCAGCGGACGATGCGAGTGCCGGCACGCAGGCTGGCGCGCATGGGTGCCGCCGCCCGTCGGGCGCTGAACGCCGGTGATATCGGCAGCCCTACTCTGATGGCTGAAGGCACCGAATTTTTGCGGGGTGAACTGCGCGCGATCGAGCGGGTGGCGAACCAGATGCTGGCGCAGAGGGAGGGTTGAGCGATGGCGTTTGAAACAATCGATTTTGTCGGCAAGCCGAAGGCTGAAGCAGTGCCAGCGCATGGCGTTCGACTTTCCACGCGTGTTGTTCAGCGCTCGGCCAAAGTGGGGGGGGGGCGCAGCGCAGTATATCAGGCTGCAGATAGGCCGGGATCTGGCTCGCAAGATAAGCCTGAGTCAGGCTGCGCATCGCGTCCGATTGTTGTTTGGAACGGGCAGCGATGCAGGGAAACTGCAGCTTTCCGTGGACAACGAAGCTGGAAACTTTGCGGTCAAGCGCAACAAATCGGGTGGCTATTCACTGACTATCAATTCGCAGACCGCCGATGGTCTTTTTTCGCTCCAGTTTCCGGCATTTGCGGTCGAACGCTGCGAGGCTATCCGGCCCGAAAATGGCAAACCACCCCATTTTGTATTCAACGCCAGCGACGAAATGTTGCGGGTTGATGATGATGCCTGACACCGCCGCCGAACAACAGGCCGAACGCTTTGGCATGGTGCTGGCGCTGACGCCGGTGCTGGCGGGTTTTGAGGCGCTGGTTGCCTCCGACAAATCCGACGCTGACGGCGATGAACCATCGCACCTGATCGAGGCGACGGAAGTGAAATTGTGGCTGCGCAGGCTGAACGAGCGGTTGGCGATGATCGGGCAGGGGATGCACCTCATCGATCCGCCCGAAGCCAATGAGGAAAAAGAGGGAAGGGATTAAGCGTTATGGCAAAGGCCAAGGTTCAGGAACAGGACACGCCACCGGTTGCAGATCCGCGCCCGATGGCGGTGCGGGTGCAGGCATCGGTGCTGAAAGCGGCGCTGGATCAGCTGGACGCGGTGATCGAGGCGAGGGTGACGGTGCCTATTCTGTCGCACGTCATGCTGGTGGCGCGCGATGGCATGATCAATCTGGCCGGCACCGATCTGGATATTCACGCAACGATTGTGATTGCTTCTGATCTAAACGTCGACGAGCGCAAAGGGTGGAGCAACTTTTCCTGCGCGGTGCAGGCATCCTCGCTGCGCGCGATTGCGGGTGAGGTGGAGAGTGAAGGCACGATGTTGCTCACCCTTGCGGATGACCGGTTGACGGTAACTGCGGGCAGGGCGCGCTGGACGCTTGGCACCTTGCCGCTGGAGGATTTTCCCGGCTTTCCCATTTTCACACCCGAAGGGGCGTTTGAAATATCGGCGTCGCAGCTGCTCGATGCGCATGCGGGGGTGGAATTTGCGATCTCCAACGAGGAGACGCGCTATTATCTGAACGGCATTTTCATGCATCCTGTCGACCTGGCGCTGAAATTTGCGGCGACCGACGGGCACAGGCTTTCAGTGAAGGCGATCGACGGGCCTGATGGTGCGGCCAGCTTTGCCGAGGTGATTGTTCCCAAAAAAACGGTGAAGCTGATCGACAAATTGCTGGCGGCGAAGGCCAAGGCGGATTCGGATGCCAAGGGATCGGTCGATCCGGTGGTTGTTGAATGCGCAAAGGACAAGCTGCGGTTTTTGATCGGCGAT
Proteins encoded:
- a CDS encoding acyl carrier protein, which encodes MSALNFLTARFVQGDVHAVSAVVVRALVDECGVRRPLRPLDADAMALRLSEDLRLDSLDQVLLAVAIEDELKVEISDGALAEARTIGDLIATACAALSSRQKEVA
- the dnaN gene encoding DNA polymerase III subunit beta, whose translation is MAKAKVQEQDTPPVADPRPMAVRVQASVLKAALDQLDAVIEARVTVPILSHVMLVARDGMINLAGTDLDIHATIVIASDLNVDERKGWSNFSCAVQASSLRAIAGEVESEGTMLLTLADDRLTVTAGRARWTLGTLPLEDFPGFPIFTPEGAFEISASQLLDAHAGVEFAISNEETRYYLNGIFMHPVDLALKFAATDGHRLSVKAIDGPDGAASFAEVIVPKKTVKLIDKLLAAKAKADSDAKGSVDPVVVECAKDKLRFLIGDAEIISKVIDGQFPDYRRVIPSEEMVTASLRVERRALMAAIRRVRVLASKESSAVKCSIFAEKIVLEVKSPETGTATEEVPASADGIGDTAVLGFNHKYWMDALSAIGSDEVILRFAAGDARGPVRIEPWVDGGAGDGLIQVLMPVLV